The genomic stretch CCGAGGGAGGAGTTCTTGAACGACCTTCAGGAACAGATACCAAGTCCTTGGGGCTCGGTTCGGTTGGATGCCTTTACCCATCATTATGCTTTGGAACACATGAAAAAAGAACATCCGAAGTTTGTTTATATCGCTTACGGAGAAACCGACGATTTTGCCCACGATGGGGATTATCAGGCGTATTTAAAATCGGCCCATAACACGGATGCTCTCATCAAAGAGATTTGGGAGTACACACAACAAGATGATTTTTACAGGGATCAAACCGTTTTTTTGATAACAACCGATCACGGTCGGGGTACCAAGCCTTTGGATACTTGGAGAAGCCATGGCACTGATATTGATGGAGCAGGTTCCGTTTGGATGATTCTTTTTGGCAAAGGCATAGAACCATTGGGAGAAATTGCAAAGGAAGAACAATTGTTCTCCAACCAAATTGCACCCACTGTACTGGAACTATTGGACATGCCCATCTCAAAAGATATGGAGGGAACCTCTATAAAATTATAAGTTTAAGTAGGTTTAATTAGTTTGCATTGACCAGCAGAGGCCCACACCAAAAGTGTGGGTTTTGCTTTGGAGGGCATTGGTTAGTCCTAAAATAATTACCTTAGGGGAGTGTATGATCAGCATATGAAAGAAGAGCTTTTAGCAACATTCGGCAGTTATTTTGAACAGCCGCTTATTGATGAGATCGTGGAAGAGGGCAAACTAATGGAGGTGCCGGCCGGTGAGACCATTATGGATATTGGGCAATATATCCGGAGTATTCCGCTGTTGCTGTCAGGTGCCATAAAAGTGTTGCGGGAAGATGAAGAGGGCGATGAACTGTTGCTATATTATTTGGAACAGGGAGAGACATGTTCCGTGACCATGGCTTGCTGTATGGGGCAGACCAAAAGTGAAATCCGTGCCATAACAGAGACCGATACCAAAATGGTAATGGTTCCCGTTCAAAAAATGGAGGAGTGGATGGCAAAATATAAGGGATGGCGGAATTATGTATTGGAGAGCTATCAGAACCGCTTGAATGAGTTGTTATTGACAGTGGACAGTATTGCCTTTAAGAATTTGGACCAAAGGTTGGTCGATTATCTAAAAAAGAAAGTTGAGGTAACGAATGATGACCATATTAGAAATACCCATCAAGAAATTGCATATGACCTACATACCTCAAGGGTTGTGGTTTCCAGATTGCTGAAAAAACTGGAAAAGATGAAAAAATTGGTGCTGCACAGAAATTATATTCACGTGGTAGATCTGTAAGTTTGTACCCTTTGTTACTTTAAAATGCCTTTGGGCAACCTATTTTTGTAAAAAACCCACCGCATGATCAAAAGGTTCTTCCCTTTCTTATCTTGGATAGCTACCTATAATAAATCATTGCTCCAAAAAGACCTGATTTCGGGCACCACCGTGGGAATAATGCTCATTCCCCAAGGTATGGCCTATGCCATGATCGCGGGAATGCCCCCTATATATGGGTTGTATGCGGCCTTGGTGCCGCAGTTGGTATACGCTCTCATGGGAACATCTCGGCAGCTGGCCGTGGGGCCCGTGGCAATGGATTCGTTATTGGTCGCTGCGGGTGTCGGTGCCCTGGGATTGGTCAATGA from Flagellimonas oceani encodes the following:
- a CDS encoding Crp/Fnr family transcriptional regulator, with the protein product MKEELLATFGSYFEQPLIDEIVEEGKLMEVPAGETIMDIGQYIRSIPLLLSGAIKVLREDEEGDELLLYYLEQGETCSVTMACCMGQTKSEIRAITETDTKMVMVPVQKMEEWMAKYKGWRNYVLESYQNRLNELLLTVDSIAFKNLDQRLVDYLKKKVEVTNDDHIRNTHQEIAYDLHTSRVVVSRLLKKLEKMKKLVLHRNYIHVVDL